In one Brassica oleracea var. oleracea cultivar TO1000 chromosome C9, BOL, whole genome shotgun sequence genomic region, the following are encoded:
- the LOC106318548 gene encoding histone-binding protein MSI1-like, which produces MAKDDVEMRGEAEERIINEDYKIWKKNTPFLYDLVITHALEWPSLTVEWLPSREEPPGQNYSVQKMILGTHTSENEPNYLMIAQVQLPLEDTESEARQYDDDRSEFGGFGCASGKVQVIQQIVHEGEVNRARYMPQNPFMIATKTVSAEVYLFDYSKHPSKPALDGACNPDMRLKGHSSEGYGLSWSTFKEGHLLSGSDDAQICLWDVCATPKSNVLDAQQIFKAHEGVVEDVAWHMKHAHLFGSVGDDQYLHIWDLRSPSPSRPVKSVEAHSMEVNCLAFNPVNEWIVATGSTDKTVKLFDLRMLNSALHTFDSHKEEVFQVGWNPNNETILASCCLGRRLMVWDVSRINDEQTAEDAEDGPPELLFIHGGHTSKVSDFSWNLCEDWVISSVSEDNILQIWQMAENIYHDEDDGPGTVEEPTNGS; this is translated from the exons ATGGCGAAAGACGACGTGGAGATGCGAGGGGAGGCGGAGGAGCGTATAATAAACGAAGACTACAAGATCTGGAAGAAGAACACTCCTTTCCTCTACGACCTCGTCATCACTCACGCTCTCGAGTGGCCTTCCCTTACCGTTGAATGGCTCCCCAGCCGCGAGGAGCCTCCCGGTCAAAACTACTCCGTCCAGAAGATGATTCTCGGTACCCACACTTCCGAGAACGAACCCAATTATCTCATGATTGCCCAGGTTCAGCTTCCGCTTGAAGACACCGAGAGCGAAGCGCGTCAATACGACGACGACCGCTCCGAGTTTGGTGGGTTTGGCTGCGCCTCCGGAAAG GTGCAAGTTATCCAGCAGATAGTTCACGAAGGTGAGGTGAATCGAGCTCGCTATATGCCTCAGAACCCTTTTATGATTGCCACCAAGACCGTTAGTGCGGAGGTGTATCTGTTCGATTACAGCAAGCACCCGTCTAAGCCAGCGCTTGATGGAGCTTGCAACCCTGATATGAGGCTCAAGGGTCACAGCTCTGAAGGTTATGGCCTGTCTTGGAGTACCTTCAAGGAAGGTCATTTGCTCAGCGGCTCTGATGACGCTCAGATCTGCTTGTGGGATGTTTGCGCCACTCCTAAAAGCAATGTTCTTGACGCTCAGCAGATCTTCAAG GCTCATGAAGGCGTCGTGGAAGATGTTGCATGGCATATGAAACATGCACACCTCTTTGGATCCGTTGGAGATGATCAATACCTTCATATATGGGATCTTCGTTCTCCTTCTCCCAGTAGACCAGTGAAGTCGGTGGAAGCTCACTCCATGGAG GTTAACTGCTTAGCTTTCAATCCAGTTAATGAGTGGATTGTGGCAACAGGGTCAACTGATAAGACTGTTAAATTATTCGATCTACGGATGCTAAACAGCGCTCTTCACACATTTGATAGCCATAA GGAAGAGGTTTTCCAAGTTGGCTGGAACCCAAACAACGAGACAATCTTAGCCTCATGTTGCCTTGGAAGACGGCTTATGGTTTGGGACGTTAGCAG GATCAACGACGAACAGACAGCAGAGGATGCAGAGGACGGCCCACCGGAGCTGCTGTTTATCCATGGTGGTCACACCAGCAAAGTTTCAGATTTCTCGTGGAACCTTTGTGAAGATTGGGTTATATCCAGTGTATCTGAGGACAACATACTCCAAATATGGCAAATGGCTGAGAACATTTATCATGACGAGGATGATGGTCCAGGTACAGTGGAAGAACCAACAAACGGTTCTTAG
- the LOC106318550 gene encoding bis(5'-adenosyl)-triphosphatase isoform X1: MLKLQVSGKAILSTVRCRRQARVSGEAIFSCVRCRREMSTSSSFVFGPYKIDPREVFYATPLSYAMVNLRPLLPGHVLVCPRRLVPRFTDLTADETSDLWLTAQKVGSRIETFHNATSLTLAIQDGPQAGQSVPHVHIHVLPRKGGDFEKNDEIYDAIDEKEKELKQKLDLDKDRVDRTIEEMANEASQYRSLFDC; this comes from the exons ATGCTGAAGCTACAAGTAAGCGGGAAGGCGATCTTGTCCACTGTTCGCTGTCGGAGACAGGCAAGAGTAAGCGGGGAGGCGATCTTTTCCTGTGTTCGTTGTCGGAGAGAG ATGTCGACTTCTTCTTCCTTCGTCTTTGGGCCTTACAAGATCGATCCGCGTGAAGTGTTTTACGCAACTCCTCTCTCGTACGCCATGGTTAATCTCCGACCCCTTCTTCCTG GTCATGTTCTTGTCTGCCCGAGACGCCTTGTGCCGCGCTTTACTGATCTCACAGCTGATGAGACCAGTGACCTTTGGCTTACTGCTCAGAAGGTTGGCTCTCGGATTGAGACCTTCCACAATGCAACTTCTCTCACGTTAGCCATCCAA GATGGCCCTCAGGCGGGACAGAGTGTTCCTCATGTGCACATTCATGTCTTGCCTCGTAAAGGTGGCGACTTTGAGAAGAATGATGAGATCTATGATGCA ATTGATGAGAAGGAGAAGGAACTTAAGCAGAAGCTTGATCTTGACAAAGACCGTGTTGATAGGACCATCGAGGAGATGGCTAACGAGGCTTCACAGTACCGGTCTCTTTTCGATTGCTAG
- the LOC106318550 gene encoding bis(5'-adenosyl)-triphosphatase isoform X2, translated as MLKLQVSGKAILSTVRCRRQMSTSSSFVFGPYKIDPREVFYATPLSYAMVNLRPLLPGHVLVCPRRLVPRFTDLTADETSDLWLTAQKVGSRIETFHNATSLTLAIQDGPQAGQSVPHVHIHVLPRKGGDFEKNDEIYDAIDEKEKELKQKLDLDKDRVDRTIEEMANEASQYRSLFDC; from the exons ATGCTGAAGCTACAAGTAAGCGGGAAGGCGATCTTGTCCACTGTTCGCTGTCGGAGACAG ATGTCGACTTCTTCTTCCTTCGTCTTTGGGCCTTACAAGATCGATCCGCGTGAAGTGTTTTACGCAACTCCTCTCTCGTACGCCATGGTTAATCTCCGACCCCTTCTTCCTG GTCATGTTCTTGTCTGCCCGAGACGCCTTGTGCCGCGCTTTACTGATCTCACAGCTGATGAGACCAGTGACCTTTGGCTTACTGCTCAGAAGGTTGGCTCTCGGATTGAGACCTTCCACAATGCAACTTCTCTCACGTTAGCCATCCAA GATGGCCCTCAGGCGGGACAGAGTGTTCCTCATGTGCACATTCATGTCTTGCCTCGTAAAGGTGGCGACTTTGAGAAGAATGATGAGATCTATGATGCA ATTGATGAGAAGGAGAAGGAACTTAAGCAGAAGCTTGATCTTGACAAAGACCGTGTTGATAGGACCATCGAGGAGATGGCTAACGAGGCTTCACAGTACCGGTCTCTTTTCGATTGCTAG
- the LOC106318549 gene encoding uncharacterized protein LOC106318549, with the protein MWSVTGALGVAVPTAAACRPKHLLTSSNLLPKQTKKLHLYPQQPLSLASHFSSSFRTAASSVEQQSDNKGESTKYYFVVANAKFMLDEEEHFQEQLFERLRYYGENEKELDFWLVIEPKFLDKFPKITQRLRRPAVALVSTNGPWITFMKLRLDRVLADSFEATSLDEALAFTPTTLEFDKPKNWVAPYPKYEPGWWETFLPKIKQESVA; encoded by the exons ATGTGGAGCGTCACCGGAGCACTAGGCGTTGCGGTGCCTACCGCCGCCGCTTGCCGTCCGAAGCACCTTCTCACCTCCTCTAACCTTCTACCCAAGCAGACGAAGAAGCTACATCTCTATCCACAGCAGCCTCTGTCTCTAGCATCACATTTCTCCTCCTCTTTCAGAACAGCTGCTTCTTCCGTTGAACAACAGTCTGACAATAAG GGAGAGAGCACTAAGTACTACTTCGTGGTTGCGAACGCCAAGTTCATGCTTGACGAAGAGGAACACTTTCAGGAGCAGTTGTTTGAACGTCTTCGATACTACGGAGAGAATGAGAAAGAGCTAGACTTCTGGCTCGTCATTGAGCCCAAGTTCCTCGACAAGTTTCCCAAGATCACTCAAAGGCTCCGTCGCCCTGCCGTCGCTCTTGTCTCCACCAATGGACCCTGGATCAC GTTTATGAAGTTAAGGTTGGATCGAGTGCTTGCTGATTCCTTTGAAGCGACCTCTCTTGATGAAGCCTTGGCCTTTACTCCTACCACTCTTGAGTTCGATAAGCCTAAGAATTGGGTGGCGCCATACCCCAAGTATGAACCTGGATGGTGGGAAACCTTCTTGCCCAAAATAAAACAAGAATCTGTAGCATAG
- the LOC106315031 gene encoding uncharacterized protein LOC106315031, with protein sequence MRDRLQTTDRMQHWNIAINTTCVLCNEELESVCHLFFGCWFSGQIWRKLIEGLMQDDFITDWNVLKVLQSNPRLNPTKTFIFRYALQATMHTVWTERNARRHGEQPKDIGCLVRFVDKTMRLRLLLVKGMGQQYLDEALITWFGIQESNGEAG encoded by the coding sequence ATGCGAGACAGACTACAAACAACTGATAGAATGCAACATTGGAACATAGCAATCAACACGACTTGTGTCTTGTGCAATGAAGAGCTGGAATCTGTTTGTCATCTGTTCTTTGGCTGCTGGTTCTCGGGACAGATATGGAGAAAGCTAATCGAAGGTCTTATGCAGGATGACTTCATCACAGACTGGAATGTGCTTAAAGTGTTACAGTCTAACCCGAGACTCAACCCAACAAAGACCTTTATCTTTCGGTATGCTTTGCAAGCGACGATGCATACTGTGTGGACAGAGCGAAATGCTAGAAGGCATGGGGAACAACCGAAAGATATTGGCTGTCTAGTCAGGTTTGTGGACAAGACCATGAGACTCAGGTTACTTTTAGTGAAAGGGATGGGGCAGCAGTACCTTGATGAAGCTCTGATCACTTGGTTTGGGATACAAGAAAGCAATGGAGAAGCTGGATAA
- the LOC106319072 gene encoding F-box/kelch-repeat protein SKIP6-like, with product MSNYEEQPRAKKTKREAFRLSCLPDDLVMNCLARVSRPDLAALSMVSKRYHSLVASPDLYKIRSLIGRTETYVYVCLRIPTPVPSVRWYILRRRKTLDASDLIQIPSLPSQPLEASSVVVLDCSIYVMGGLIKGEQRSSDVWSLDCRTHVWHPVPSMGAGRAYGAAGVVDGKIYVFGGCDVDDNYGEVFDPEIQTWNPLPPMPKRKKHIHSSMVRDQKVYALDEKERTFYYSPREGKWGTGNRGQLAGYRRDWCMVDNLLFCLSKNGVILWCEPGELDLRETERVMNVEVVRGFTYRSLYQNLFLSRLVHYGDQIIDRWEEKWIMDGRPPFKIPKCWKKFRFERLRPGARMCSSGGKIVLFWDKISLEGYLHHIWWAEISWERLQGGEIWGYIERSNIVMPVEPVKAHKKV from the exons ATGTCCAATTACGAAGAGCAGCCCCGTGCGAAGAAGACCAAGAGAGAAGCGTTTCGGTTATCGTGTTTGCCAGATGATTTGGTTATGAACTGCCTTGCTAGAGTCTCGAGACCAGACCTCGCGGCCTTATCTATGGTCTCCAAACGCTATCACTCTCTAGTGGCGTCGCCCGATCTATACAAGATCCGATCGCTGATTGGTCGCACCGAAACATACGTCTATGTATGCTTACGAATCCCTACTCCTGTTCCAAGCGTGCGATGGTATATCCTCCGCCGTAGAAAAACCCTAGACGCGTCTGATCTGATTCAGATCCCTTCGCTCCCGTCCCAGCCTCTGGAAGCATCCTCCGTGGTGGTGCTGGATTGTAGCATATATGTAATGGGTGGGTTGATAAAGGGAGAGCAGCGCAGCTCGGATGTCTGGAGCTTGGATTGTCGGACTCACGTGTGGCACCCTGTCCCTTCCATGGGAGCGGGTCGAGCTTACGGGGCTGCTGGTGTTGTAGACGGGAAGATTTACGTGTTTGGAGGCTGTGATGTAGATGATAACTATGGAGAGGTATTCGACCCGGAGATTCAGACTTGGAATCCTTTGCCGCCTATGCCGAAAAGGAAGAAGCATATCCACAGCAGTATGGTGAGGGATCAAAAGGTTTATGCGTTGGACGAAAAGGAGAGAACGTTTTACTACTCGCCCAGGGAAGGTAAATGGGGAACAGGAAATCGCGGACAACTGGCAGGATACCGAAGGGATTGGTGTATGGTTGATAACTTGCTCTTTTGTCTGAGCAAAAACGGAGTTATATTGTGGTGCGAGCCGGGTGAGTTGGATTTGCGTGAAACAGAGAGGGTGATGAATGTAGAGGTGGTCAGGGGTTTTACTTATAGATCTCTCTACCAGAATCTCTTTCTTTCCAGACTTGTCCACTATGGTGATCAGATTATTGATCGTTGGGAAGAAAAGTGGATCATGGATGGTCGACCCCCGTTTAAGATACCCAAATGTTGGAAAAAGTTCAGGTTCGAACGTTTACGTCCAGGTGCCAGAATGTGCAGCTCCGGTGGGAAGATTGTGCTTTTCTGGGACAAGATTTCATTGGAGGGATATCTTCATCATATTTGGTGGGCGGAGATTTCATGGGAGAGACTCCAAGGAGGGGAGATTTGGGGCTACATTGAACGGTCTAATATTGTCATGCCTGTTGAACCTGTTAAAGCCCACAAGAAG GTGTAG